The genomic stretch acacgGCTTGCGAAGCTTTTGTACATCCCTCAGACACCCAACTTATACTTAATTTGTCCCAATAGATAGTTCAATTGGCTAGGActacgcctaataaagcgaaaattattagtttgaatctccttccccctcttgtgcggacatgtcaaaaaaaaaaaaaaaaaaacttatacttaatttcaatgaaaaaaaaaaaaaaataataataataataataacttataCTTAAATGAGAAGTTGGAACCTCTAAATGAGAAGTTGCCATGTAAAAGGATTAGGGCCTCCAAACACATCAATACTCTTCAACTTTTCATTGGGatgaaaagttttttcttttacaaaaagtGGACGACGGGCTGCTCCCATAGTATTACTCAactttttgtaaagaaaaaCCATTTCCATCCCGATTGAAAGTTAGTACATTTCATTACTCATACAAAAACAACTtatcaaaacacattaacaagcAAAGCCTAATCTTCGTTTAATCTTTTTAAACTATTGGGTTATATACAAAATTGGTTCTTGTGCTTTTTGACAATGTGAAATCAATCATTCTGTATACTTTCGTtaacaaactatttttttcttggGCAATTTTTGGTTGGTTATAAGTAAAGAATAACGATGCTTAGGTAATGACGACAAGTTAAGCGTGGAAGAAAACCCACGATTTGATAATGGGCCTAGTGCAATTTTGTTTATGGTGATATGGCGGGACAAACATGGGGCGGGGAGATCAAATGGAGAACTGACTTGGCAGTATCTAATGATCGACATGCAATGATTATGTGAAAATGGTACACATGGCTCAACATGATTGAACCaattaactttcttttttttacaagtgtGAAACGACTCGCTAACAAAAATAGATGGAATGATTGAATAAACTCTCAAAAAGTACAAAGactaattttatcatttttgaaaactcaaaGATTGTTCTATACATGGGCCACttttgtatttaaccctaaaatattATGAAATGATTAATATGTGCCTAAATTTTAGCTCGGGATCTAATTGCTGTAATCCCACCAAGGTTGGAGGTACTATGGGTTGGGTAGAGtccattgagaaaaaagaaataagagtaaCTTTTCATCCATAGCTGTTTAATGTTTATAGTTGAAGTGCTTTTTCCTTGTAAAACTCTCTCAATTGATAAGCACCAAGCAGAGTTGGAAATTAtaagatttattttaaaaaaaaaatgtttagtcCTTTGATACAAATCATAAAATATCGacaaaaatttgtaaattataTATCTTTTCCTCAAATGAACTATACCACCTGATATAAATCACAATGAATACCCAATGGTTGAATGTTTTTCTTTACAGTATTAACTCTTTTATTCCAGAAATCCTTGCTCACCCATCTGAGCCTTAAATTGGACTTCTATTCTCTACCTAAAAATCTGGTTTCCTCAGAATCCCATCTATCTATCAACATCAAAATCTGAGGCCGAATTGCAGCCCTCACTGCAAAACTCTTGCATCTGACAAACTATCTGTTGTTTTCTGTAGCCATTTTTTGTTGGGAAATTTGCACAATCTCTGTGCATTAATGCCCACTTCTTGGCATATAAATAAGAGGCTTTCTTCATCTATCTACCTACACCTGATTACTTTGATGAGTTCCAGGAGTGAGTAGCCTGACGCTTAAGGAAAATCGCATAGAGTAGCTCATTCCATGCATCTGGGACTCCAGGCAGGCACCAATGGCTGCAATCCTGACGATGGAGAGGTGCAGGGCCTATTTCAGGACCCAGATAATATAGAGATGAATGCCCATCTTTTCTCCTTGCAGACATATGGGTTATATTCAATACCTCAAACTTCACTGCTTCTGATGTGTTTATGTGAGCTGATAACATGGCATTGGCTATCTTGAATTGCGCCCATGAATCAGAAGGCACCAATGAAGATCCCAGCTCTGGAAGTGTTTCCAAGTGACAGTTTCCCCCAGTCCTCCAATCCCCTCCTCTGCATAATACATAATATAGCAAATTACCTCCCCAAATAGACCACAGAATACAAATTTTGAATACAGGAAACAACAATTGCTTTAAGAAACGAAGCAAACCTGAAATGTACAGGGGCATACGTGCGAAAAAAAACTTGGGTCTTGCTTGAATTCAACTTAGTTTCTATCCAATGCACCACAGTCTCTATGGACTTCCTATATGCATGTTCAACTTTCATATCCATCTTTACCTCTCCGCCTTCCTGGAAGTAACAACCCCTGAACAAAATATATggatttttaatcttttctctacctaagagagagaggaaggagagaaaaagagagaattatgATAGTAACATCAACCAACTAAGCCACACTACCTAACAATTAGATTTCTCCTTCAAGGCATCTATTCAGTCCCACAatcaaaaatgataaaagtgCAAAGAGATTTATTGAAAGGACTTATATATAGGAAGTCTCCTTGCAATtagaattagaaaaaataataggatGTAGGGTCCATTTGCTATTGAAGTCAGTCGAGGAGACCCACCATCAGTAGGTTCAAGCACCTATACCATCATGTGTTAGATAAAATTCATAATTGAAAGGGCCCATTTATCCAGCCATAGCACACATTAGTTATCAGGCATCTCAATCTTTTCCACAACAGCCCCTTGAATTGAGAGATCTTTTATTGGTAAGTATATTGAAAGATCAAACATAACAAATAAGTTAGACTCCTGGACAAGAAAAGCAAAGCACAATCACAAACATCCACGTGGGACGGCAAAAGCGAAAGACTTCTCTCAGAAGTAATTTTGTTATAAGCATACAATATGTCATTTATCActtaatgtttttttgtttttctataatTGATTAACCATCCAGAATTTCACATTCTTTTGCATCACCCACAAAAAGGTGATCAACTATCCAAATCTCTAAACTTCTATGCGTCATGTATCAAATAAAGTATTTACAGTTTTAGATAATCTTATATTCCTATTAGGAGGCCATTTGATCATGCAATTAGTGTAACGATTCAAGGAAAGCACTAGACGTATGTGCTCTTCAcctcaaaatgactagtcaatttataatatttatagaattatttataaagctaagtttcacctaataagtaaataatgtgggacttaacaccaTGAGTGTCTTTAtctactcatcttcccaatgcaAAATCGGGGTGCTACAGTTTCTCTCCCTTAAAACCTTGACATCCTCGTTAAGGCCACATCATACAGTGTGCCAGTACCACATGGCATTACTAGGTGaatctaataccatttgtaataaCCTaaaaaaagcgctagccacatttaCGCTATCACCCAAAAAAGACTAATCAATTTAAAACCTCCTTAAAATCAATGAATAAAGTCTATTTTCACCTAGTAAGTAaataatgtgagacttaatacCCATGAGTtatttataaaccacccactccaTGTAGATTACTTATCTTCTTAATGTAGGACCGGTGTGTTATAGTTAGTCACCAGTCACCATGAGATAATAGCATATTATTAGCCTTCGATTAGGTATAGATTTTACCTCAACCACTTATTTGAGAAGCAAAGTCAAAAGAAATGGTTAGGCTATccaatttaactttaaaatgcCTCTTGGAATTGTAATTATATTCAAtggaattttaattattttcaaaaccaGCCCAGTGAAAATTCATActcatttatttgaaaaataaaaacaaaagaaatgagaaaaaaaaagaagctcatGCCAAATGCAAATGACCTttgtaaacaaaaattaaaagagaactTGTAGTGTATTAAGTTACCCTCTTATGGTCTTCTCATAATTCCACCAGTGCCCTGTATTTAAGACCAGCACATCTGCATCTCTCCAATTCACACTGTTCCAATCCATTTGATCCAATTTCAAAGTTGTCCTCACCGTTTGCAGAGCCCCTGCAGGTGGCCGGCTCTGCAATACAAGAAACGGAGACCGGTAGTACTCCACCGTGCAGTTGAAATCTTTGAACCTAAACACCAAGAACCCCTTGTGCTTTGTAATCGGACTGCCATTTACTTCATAGATTGAATCCTTGTTAGGAACTGCAGATGAGAGCATGCAGAGGAGGGACTCCCATTGGTTTCTCCCAATTGAGTCACCAACAAACACTAGCCTTTTGTTTCGCAGTTTTTCCAACATCAATTTTGCATCAAACCTGTTTTCATTGGTAACAAGAAAAACGACATCCAAATCAGTATTACTTtaactttaacttttttttttcctctttggaATCAAAACTGAGAGGTACAAGACtagaaatgaaaagacaaaaagagtAAAGGTATCATATAGTTAATCATTTAACATCACAACTTTATTAACAAAAGAAGCTATACAACAAGATTGAgcaaaataatttcaaattccaGAACGAAATGGAATTTGTCTTTGTTGCAAAATCTTAGTTATCATCATCCAAAGGTTCACGGGCAAAGCTAGCATACAGAGGAAACATTCCAAATCTAGGAAACCAACAATTATTAGacaaccaaaaagaagaaaatggtgggaagcagaaaaggaaaagacaaaaaatttataaataatggaataatatatagtttaaaTGGCATTGGAAAATCCAACCATGAATATCCGCTTATAGAAGAAATTTAATACTAAGGTGAAACAAAAATAGGGTGTCATTTTCATAGAGCAGTGCATTACTTTCGCTTGTTAATTACGTCCATCAGAACTTACATAGAATCAAACTAAAATAACAGTAACAGACACAAAGGACAACTATTAGAattaatcaaatgattaaaCCATAAGCTTAAGCTTGGGATCAGTAGTTATTTATCAATAGCCAAGGAAAATTTCTCAACTGGAACAGTCCGTatgtttggttgccaagaaaagtcaggaaaataatagaaaattaaaattttcaaagtatTTTCTTAACGTTTTCCGTCTCTGCATGTCCACATGTAGAGGTTTAAGGTGAAGCCAACAAGGTAATCACTTGCAGAGATTCACGTAAATTAGAACGAAAGTCGACAATTTCTAGGAGGACTGACGGAGAAATCAAATTAAGTAAATAGCTACAGACATAACACATATCCAACCAAAAATACCAAGTAAAATAATCATATCCTTGACGTAATAGAGAAGACAATTTCAAAGtgtattaattttcttttttccaacaTACGAAAGGCTCACTTGAAATAATCAATAGAAAACCGAACAAGAATGATTCAACCTTCTAGTTGCCGAGagtaaaatttcaatttctttcctcttttagGCCCAAGATTAAAATTCATTCCCTTCTTCCCTCattttctcagtaaccaaacagTGCTAAAAGCAAtggaaaattaatattttaataagaacCTGGGCAAGTTGCAATCTGTAGGTTGCCATCTCCACTTGGTGTAATACAAATCAGGTCTCCCGTTCTCAAAACACCGAAATCCTTCATCTAAAAATCTGCAATCTTTGGACTGATACAAAGGGTAGTTCTCATCCCACACCCAATCCCCTTCAAATACATCACAGCGGTCACCCTTTTGTTCAAGAAACTCAACCCTTGGTTGCTCACCGGACCCTTTGATCTTCAACCACACGAACCTCTCCGACTGCGACTGACCGGGAAATAGGAATCCCTTAGCCACTGCTCTGAAATCCAAGTAGAAGAAGCAGCAAATCACGCTGACAGCAACAATTACGAATCCCAGAACACCCACAGAGGGCTCAAAGAGTCTCAAGCGCTTAAACTTCTTAAAAAGTTCAGAAACTGCCATGACTTCAGGGTCTGGCACAGATGGTTTCTCAGACATTTGAGCTCGAGACCGAAATTTGGAATATGGGTATTGTTGCTCTGGTGGGAAGGATCAAAAATTGAGTtaaacagaaaaaaacaaaggccTAAAAGTTCGTGGGGCAAATAAGGCAACAGTGTAGAGTAGAAGCAACATAAGAACTCATGGATAGTGGGAGTTGAACCCTGTCCTGAACTCCTTTGCTTGGCAGGTCAGTTTCGTTTGGGCTATGAATGGCCGCTCAAAAAGAGCAAGGGAGATGGGTGTCGCTGAAGCAAGGAA from Corylus avellana chromosome ca1, CavTom2PMs-1.0 encodes the following:
- the LOC132167367 gene encoding protein trichome birefringence-like 11; the protein is MSEKPSVPDPEVMAVSELFKKFKRLRLFEPSVGVLGFVIVAVSVICCFFYLDFRAVAKGFLFPGQSQSERFVWLKIKGSGEQPRVEFLEQKGDRCDVFEGDWVWDENYPLYQSKDCRFLDEGFRCFENGRPDLYYTKWRWQPTDCNLPRFDAKLMLEKLRNKRLVFVGDSIGRNQWESLLCMLSSAVPNKDSIYEVNGSPITKHKGFLVFRFKDFNCTVEYYRSPFLVLQSRPPAGALQTVRTTLKLDQMDWNSVNWRDADVLVLNTGHWWNYEKTIRGGCYFQEGGEVKMDMKVEHAYRKSIETVVHWIETKLNSSKTQVFFRTYAPVHFRGGDWRTGGNCHLETLPELGSSLVPSDSWAQFKIANAMLSAHINTSEAVKFEVLNITHMSARRKDGHSSLYYLGPEIGPAPLHRQDCSHWCLPGVPDAWNELLYAIFLKRQATHSWNSSK